The following proteins come from a genomic window of Diadema setosum chromosome 20, eeDiaSeto1, whole genome shotgun sequence:
- the LOC140243440 gene encoding BTB/POZ domain-containing protein 17-like: protein MLSDPTWQPHNELCDERSDNASGQVIRQKLVEEDPEALVFEDFLKFLYTATVTLTTDNVLSLVRLADKYMIPELHGFCNEFIDISSSDSVTMLSLLPKARAFNVPNVINLCHQSLLTNFNFLSGQQLLDMDAATLLLVLDSGPDLVVESEYALFEKIEPWLNQCEDDNIFVEVIKCIRFPFMNAAQLLKVTTTAVFLRASEKLPDLPLEVWQLQTLFREGSHGELPDEFPDPRLYLRPPNSDGSKDQIRQDARFESVAITVGSQRRLHVSPWIKKAGGEKQIFQKGKDKVLRVTVKKVSQDQIEIKLRSKLPFVSQKYHAAIAIGQPKQTPKYLKASGSESRRRMSSVNRRSKQNRSPYTAILNCKAKFAQPIRQGEKLRIHDVALIFKKQKRDSGKKVT, encoded by the coding sequence ATGTTGTCTGACCCCACCTGGCAACCCCACAATGAGCTTTGTGACGAACGTAGCGACAACGCTTCTGGACAAGTAATCCGACAGAAACTGGTAGAGGAAGACCCCGAGGCACTAGTTTTCGAGGATTTTCTAAAGTTCTTGTACACTGCTACGGTAACCCTGACCACTGACAACGTCTTATCGCTGGTCCGACTTGCCGACAAATACATGATCCCTGAACTTCATGGGTTCTGTAATGAGTTCATCGACATCAGTTCAAGTGATTCGGTTACGATGCTTTCGCTTTTGCCGAAGGCCCGAGCATTCAACGTGCCAAACGTCATCAATCTGTGCCACCAATCCCTTCTAACAAATTTCAACTTTCTCTCAGGTCAGCAGCTGCTCGACATGGATGCAGCGACGTTGCTGCTCGTACTGGACAGTGGACCCGACTTGGTCGTCGAGAGCGAGTACGCCCTCTTTGAGAAGATTGAGCCGTGGCTCAATCAGTGCGAGGACGACAACATCTTTGTTGAAGTCATCAAGTGCATCCGCTTTCCGTTCATGAATGCCGCACAGTTGCTGAAGGTGACAACCACTGCTGTATTTTTGAGGGCCTCAGAAAAGCTTCCCGATTTACCTTTGGAAGTATGGCAGCTACAGACACTCTTCCGCGAAGGCTCGCACGGAGAACTACCGGATGAGTTCCCAGATCCAAGGCTGTATCTCCGTCCACCAAACAGCGATGGCTCCAAAGATCAGATTCGGCAAGATGCCAGATTTGAAAGCGTTGCCATCACCGTTGGTTCGCAGAGGCGGCTTCATGTTTCTCCTTGGATCAAGAAAGCAGGTGGAGAGAAACAGATTTTCCAGAAAGGAAAAGACAAAGTGCTGCGCGTGACTGTGAAAAAGGTGTCACAGGATCAGATCGAAATAAAGTTAAGGTCAAAGTTGCCTTTtgtttcacaaaaatatcatgcAGCCATTGCAATTGGCCAGCCCAAGCAAACACCAAAATACTTAAAGGCCAGTGGCTCAGAATCACGACGTAGAATGTCGTCTGTAAATCGTCGGTCGAAACAAAATAGATCCCCTTACACAGCAATTCTCAACTGCAAGGCAAAATTTGCTCAGCCCATCAGACAAGGTGAAAAGCTACGAATCCATGATGTAGCTTTGATCTTTAAAAAGCAAAAACGTGACAGCGGCAAAAAGGTGACGTAA